The following nucleotide sequence is from Primulina tabacum isolate GXHZ01 chromosome 2, ASM2559414v2, whole genome shotgun sequence.
AACATATatcaattcaattttttttaaaaaaattgaatttcagAAAGAATTGCTGATGGATGTTCAGGCTTTACTTACTCATAACCCTACATATATAACTACGTGCCAATTAATTGAAGATGACTGGAAATTTATCGTGTACCACATTTTTAAGAGATGTTAGGCCAGCTTAGGGACACGACGTTTAATGAACCCCCATATTTTAGCCTTGCCAACTCACTAGGCTTAACTCACGTTTCAAGTTAACGTAAACAACTCCACTACATTCCTGTCTCGATCGTACtatgtttgtatatatatatatatgtggatACTATGGCAAGAATCCCACCAATTTTTTTAGCCAAACCAATGACCTTAATGGCCAGAATCCAACCGATTTTTTTAGCCAAACCAATGACCTTAAAGCTCCATTCAATTGCAACGGCGATTGTCTTTGTAGCAACCCTTTTAGTGTCATTCGACAATGTTAAGATTTGGACAAAAAATTCTTTCAAGAACGAAACCTTAGTACTGTCGGGAAATGAACACGAGTTGATATGGCTACCGGATGGAGCCGTTGGGCCGGAGAGTTTCGCGTTCGACGTCACCGGAAGCGGCCCCTACACCGGAGTTTCTGATGGGAGGATTATTCGGTGGCAAGCAAACGAAAGCCGCTGGGTGGATTTCGCCGTGACCTCGCCCGAGAGGTGAGTACGTAATCTGGTGATATTATTCCATACGTGTTGTGTTGTATGTTGATCAGTTTTGCATTTCGTGAAGATATGGTATATACATACGTGCGGTGTGCTTATATTATGTTCTTGTTTATACAAAAAACACACGGTGAAGAAAGTAGATAAGGGGTTGATGGCGGTTTTAGGATTCTCCATCGatttcggtttttttttttttacaagggATTCatgtataaattaaaaaatatgttaaaaaataatatgttaaaggggggaagaaaggaaagaagGGAGGAGTTGAATAACTGAGAGACAAGAAAGAAGAAATTTCTTGCAACCAACCAACAAACTATATCTAGCCTTCTGTCTCTTCTTACCTTCACGCCTTATCAGGAGGAAGATAAAAAAACCGATCTTTCTTATTGAAAAAGTTAGCTGCATGGAAACGAaacgacaaaaacttgtgtgagacgttctcacatgtcgtattttgtgagacggatctcttatttgagtcattcatgaaaaaaatattattttttatgctaaaagtattatttttcatcgtgaatatcggtagaatagACACGTCTCACAATAAAGATCCGTGATATCGTCGTTTACTCAACGAAACTAGATGggcatataataataatatatagtgAGTCGAATTCCATGTCGCATTAAAAAATGGTGGGAACCTAATTTCATTACAGTTATGAGTTGATTGGTAAGtttggaattttcgaaattttttagTTGTCGGGCAAAATCCATTACTCAATCACTTGAGGCATAATTCAAGTACTGTTAAATTGAGTTAGTCGCTTTATGGAAGGGAAGGGGTCAGAATTTTCTATTTCTTGGTTTGGACGAGAGGAGTTTGATTTGAACATGCATTGATCTAAAGTACGAATTTCAAACGCATTTAATTTGTGTTCACATCGATTTAATTAAGGTGATTTCTAATTTCCCTTCTTTCTATCGACATTTGAACACATGAAAAATccatttgtttttttgttttttttttttgaacaatttaaatacatttgaaataatttcaaacgatCGACATGATCCATACACACTGgtagattatttattttgtaaaaatacTTTGAAAAAAGAGATATTTCGGAGTTTCTTTTATCAGTATCTAATTTTGGTCCATGTGGCGTTATTTCTTGTAAATAATGAGGTTGGGGGCCACATTTCCAGATCTTTCAATATAGTGAGATAAGATTTATTTATAGAAAAATAAAGCAGTGATCCGTAGTCCTTttttgttgatttttatttattatttatttgaaattcCAATATCCATCCAACCATGACAGAACTTTATATTagattttaagttatttaaatatttattaaaatctaTTGGTTTGCCATCCCAACATTTAGGCTTAGTTTGGAAGTAGTGGAGATAAAACAAGAGAAAGAAACTTTTTAGTTTTCCTTTAATTTCTATCCACATTTTATAAGAAACTTTTCTTTAAAATCTACACAAATTTTCCTTTCACTAAAATTATCCAAACCATTTTCATCCCAACTCCCAAACAAAACCTAAAAATTCGAAGATTTAATATCCATATGTGCTAGAGATGGCGCCAGAAAACTCAATTGGGAGACTGTTTTATTTAATAGTTaattatattatcataaaaatataaatttgaatatattaatataaaagTGTGCAGCAAATAGTAATTATTGTTATATTGGTAAATATATATTCTAACAAAGAagttattataaaaataatatgaacTCAGTAAAAtagaatataataaaaaaaattaaatttataattttgaaataaatcaaTTACATAAACATGAGTAGCAAGGTAATACAAAAGTCCTGAATGGTTAATCTAttaggggtgtcaatcgggtCGGGTTTTGGGTCAACCCgcgtaattttattttatttttttcaacccgaacccaacccgaacccgaagcaaCCTGAAAACCCCTAACCCGAACACGAATCCGACTCAACTCGTTTAACCcgcctaacccgaattttatttatttttttaaaaaaaattaatgaaaaaaattcgaaaaaataataatattttaatttgaacacataataacaaaattttcgatttaaatttgaaagtttaattgtagaaaattaaaactatattttactaaatcaaataaataattgttaaaaaaatatacaaaataaatattaaatgatgaaaatttatcatatcaatatacaaaaaattttgttcaaacatacaatatataaaaatataggtaatattttcaaaaataaaataaaattcgggtCAACCCTGTGACCCAACCCGAAACCCCTCTAACATGGTACTAACCCGAATCCCGAAAAAACcccaacccgaacctgatttttttcgtgttgggtcgTGTTGGGTTGACGGATCGTGTTGCATTTTGTCACCCCTAATCTATGACATATTTCAAATGCTAAAATTAATTGAGTAAGTCTCTTTTGAGACGATCtcaaatatttatctgtgaaacgggtcaaccctaccgatattcacaataaaaagtaatactcgtagcataaaaagtaatactttttcatggatgacccgaataagatatctgtatcacaaaatacgacccgtgagatcgtcttacacaagtttttgccaaactAATTTAATCATTGTACGTAATAAAAATAGAAATGTAACAGTTGATAGTCATAATTtgttcaattttattttaaatatatattagtgATTAGATACTTTTCATAAATTCAATACCAAAAATGTGAAttaaaatgtaaaaataaaaCGTAGACATTTTAAAATTCGAAAGGTAGGAATTTAAAAATGTTTGTCGTAAAGAGAAGAGATTtgaaaatcaaattaaaaaaaagggTACGAGAATGGAATTAAGTTGGTTTATGAACtatattatgtttttataattgtataatttatttatttataatttttttatattaaatgaaaatttattaAACACTTATATTACAGAAAATATTAAACAATTCGATGGCGGTCCACCGTGTGCCCCCCACGCCGACCATTAACGCAACACCACCCACCCAACACCTAATGCTAAAAATTTGAAAGGGTCAGTGCATCTTTTATTATCAGACCGCGGTAGGGAACACAATTCTTCTTGTGGGTCATGTGGTGAACACTTGAAACGGGACGGGTTTGAGTACTAGTTTTTGGGTTTGagttcaagtttttttttttcgaaatagTTTGGGATAAGTATGAGAATATTATCTTCATCTCCGAATTCGCTCCGATAATAAGAAGTTCGGGTTCGAGGATTCCCGAAACTAACCCCTGCCATCACCCTTTCTCATTGCTATTTTTTAAACGGAGATGGATATTAGATCCCCGCGAGTTCGGATTTGAGGTTTCCCGAGCCCGAAAGAGGTGGGGATGGGAAAGCATATGGGGCGGTGATACAATTTGGAAGCAGGGATGGGGATGAAAAATCTGATTCTGTCTCGTCTCGTTGTCATCCGTGATGATTGAAccattgtttaaaaaaattaatgtatatattaaaataaaaataaagcaatTAGAATGataaaatgattaagaagacaaTACAAAATGTGAACCAATTCATCCGAATTCTTCTACTTCTTTCTTTAATTTCGACTCTTCTCTATTTAACAACGTCATATGACTTATAGTTGGTCGGTAGCTCTAATTTCAATGTTACAACACCAATTGAATAAAATGTATATGgtttgttatttaatttttttagactTGAATGCTATTTTTTGATTAAAAGTGTATCTTTTGTCCGCGTAATTTGATTTTCTGGATTCGTCTCTGATAATCAAacaagagtatgtctcttgtgagacggtctcacaaatttttatatgtgaaacgggtcaacactaccgatattcactataaaaaataatactcttagcataaaaaataatattttttaatagattacccaaataagagatacgtctcacaaaatacgaccgtaagaccgtctcacataagtttttgccatcAAACAACTGTCAATTTGACTCATAAATCCTAATATCGTGATCTTTTAAACCCCAGcgtttgattaatttttttagattaCAACTAATTTATAAAGTTTTCATGATAGGTATGGATGTGAAGGTCCTCATGACCACTCGTATATGGAGCACATTTGTGGGAGGCCATTGGGCCTGCGGTTTAACGAACAAACAGGCCATCTCTATGTAGCCGATGCTTATATGGGCCTAATTGAAGTGGGCCCAAATGGTGGGCTGGGTATTCCACTTGCAAAACAAGTGGACGGAGTTAATTTTGGGTTCGTAAATTCATTGGACATTGATCAGACTAATGGGCTTGTGTATTTTACAGACAGCAGCACGCGTTTTTCACGAAGGTAAGCCAATATAAtaatcattattgtttttaaatctTAATTAGATCGAGATATGTCACAAAATTGTATGCGTGATTTTTTATAGAGTTTTGCAAAATGTTGCATAGGAAGGTACGAGGCATGCAAAAAAAACTCTTGTGAGATCGTTTAACAGCTTATTTTTATGAGACGAATCTTCAACCCGACCCGACTCGtgaaaaaaatatgatttttcgcGGTAGATATGGATCGAGTTGACATATCTCACAGATATAGACCCGTGAAACCGTATAACAAGATATCAACTCTAAGATATGAGCTATAAACTATCAACCTGTGATTTTTTTTACTTCCACACTAAAGTTCTCATTAATGTTCTTCATTCCAAATCTTTAGGAACCATATTTCCGTGATTTTAAGTGGTGACAACACCGGGAGATTGATGAAATTTGATCCCAAAACCAAGGAAACGACTCTACTTTTGAGCAATCTCATGTTTCCTAATGGAGTGGCATTGAGCAAAAATGGTGAATTCCTACTCTTGGTAGAGACAACTACTTGcaaattattcaaattttggcTCAAAACATGGAAGGTGGGGACTCTTGAGGTCTTGACTCAGTTCCCCGGGTTCCCAGATAACATCAAAAGGAATGAAAAGGGCGGGTTTTGGGTAGGAATCAATTCACCGAGAACTAAAGTCTTGGATTTGGTCATATCAAATCCTTGGATTGGAAAGCTCCAAGTAAAATTTTCCGTGGATTTGACAAAATTACACTTGCTTTTGGATCGGTTTGTTAGGAGCCCTGGAATGGGAATAAGGTTGGATGAAGATGGGAATGTGGCGGAGGTATTCGATGGCACAAAGGGAAGCAAATGGAAACATGTGAGTGAAGTTGAGGAAGAAAATGGGAATTTGTGGATTGGATCGGTAACAAGACCTTTTGTTGTTAAACAAAAGATCTCGAGGGCTTCTTCAGATAAATATCAAATTCTTTAGACTTTAAAGTTTGTTGATTATTAAGTATATATTTTGTTAGTTGTGTTTGGGTTCAATTTATACTATAtttaaaaacagtgaaaaaATATACAGTTGGAAAAATCGCTTGTTATTATGATTTGATAAGAGTTTATCGGTGTTTCGATATTTTatagtgaaaaataataaacgAGTTTCGAGGTTAAAATCGAAATTTCTTGGAGTTCATTACATTAAAAAGATTAGATTTTATACTAATTTTGTTTTTTCTATTTACGGACCAAAATCAAATTGTCAAGCTGAACATAATCATTTAACTGTTGTGAAAAATTTCAGGGTGGTTTTAAGGGgaaaaaatcaagattgtgCAATGTTTTGATAGGTTTCAATAATCAAGTTATTGGAGGATGTAAAAACTTGAATTTCAAGAAATGGGATTCTTGTTTTCTGAGCAACTCTGTTGTGAGACAgtcttataaatttttattcgtgagacaTGCTagctcatatttacaataaatagtataaattgtataaaaagtaatatttttataaataatctaTCTTCGAGTATATGTACATATGCATGTATTTTGATTGGAGGGAAGGGAATTGAaggttgtaataaaaaaaaagggGTCCCTAAGAACATGTACCACAAATTTGGGCAGCCTTTCGTCCACAAATCAATTTTGACTTTGTTCCTCTGAAAATCTTGTGGCCTTCTTCTGTACATACCCAATTTGGACCACCGGAAAAATCAAACATTTACTGATTTGTTCCAATTTTATCATCATGTTTGTTCAAcacataattataataaatttactcTAAATGTAAACTttgtctattttttttattcaaatgtacatcaaataataatattaattacaTAAGTTTTAAATACGTCGTATGCATATTATGTGCGCCAAAAGCGTCACTATGATATTAGATGGCAAAAGAATTGTATATCAGACTTGTTTTTAATCGTCATCTTTGAATTGAATAATTGCTAGTTTTTTTGGATTATAGTAATTTTGAGTTTCTGTACAAAAACAACACCATCACAACTACTACTactacttattattattattattttttaaagtttgAGAATAAATTCATTATAATTGGATCTCAAATTTTATGTCACGTCTCGAATCTATTGATTtggagtatgtctcttgtgatatggtctcatgaatctttatctgtgagacggatcaatcataccgatattcacaataaaaagtaatactcttggcataaaaaataatactttttcatggatgactcaaataagatatttgtcttacaaaatacgactcgtgagaccgttttacataagtttttgccattgatttaaaataaggtATAACATATGAGTCATCAACAATTGATTAATAGCTTGGATGTGGGAACTTCCTTAAAATGGAAATAAatcatattaaattaatttgaaagaacATATATGAGAAAATAAatcatattaaattaatttgaaagaacatatatgaaaatatattatattgaaCCCGTCGCATCGAGTGTTGGAATCATTCTTTTAAAAAGTCGAGaactgttgaaaaatatatttaaaatgtgagtattgaatatttgaatgttgaatatttgaatgttgaaaataagagttgtaaatattgaaaattagtgtgtgatgatgtaggtaatgatgtattttatttttggattatttgtaaagatttcctataaatagatctctcatttgtgaagaaaatcacaattgagtagagagaaaaatattataaagtgtgtagtttggtaaattttgagagtttgagatttttactttttaccataaatttttactttttcacaacacgttatcagcacgaagctctaaaagtcctacatacttttccaagctccaaacagaagaaaaaggtaacaaaaataattatatttattttactgttatttatttattgtgtatttatttaatatacaatataatgttattattagaa
It contains:
- the LOC142529750 gene encoding protein STRICTOSIDINE SYNTHASE-LIKE 2-like, giving the protein MARIPPIFLAKPMTLMARIQPIFLAKPMTLKLHSIATAIVFVATLLVSFDNVKIWTKNSFKNETLVLSGNEHELIWLPDGAVGPESFAFDVTGSGPYTGVSDGRIIRWQANESRWVDFAVTSPERYGCEGPHDHSYMEHICGRPLGLRFNEQTGHLYVADAYMGLIEVGPNGGLGIPLAKQVDGVNFGFVNSLDIDQTNGLVYFTDSSTRFSRRNHISVILSGDNTGRLMKFDPKTKETTLLLSNLMFPNGVALSKNGEFLLLVETTTCKLFKFWLKTWKVGTLEVLTQFPGFPDNIKRNEKGGFWVGINSPRTKVLDLVISNPWIGKLQVKFSVDLTKLHLLLDRFVRSPGMGIRLDEDGNVAEVFDGTKGSKWKHVSEVEEENGNLWIGSVTRPFVVKQKISRASSDKYQIL